From Mycolicibacterium nivoides, a single genomic window includes:
- a CDS encoding ABC transporter substrate-binding protein yields MTNFLDRRAFLGFGAVMLGSGLLAACSPGAQPNRVASGPAGPAGDPVRGGTLTFSDTESVTSWQPQKLGTYSAGNLTFHTNVFLLYFDPYQKKLQPWVAESWTKNDENTRFSFKIRKGITFSDGTQLTPQIVAQNYELFGRGNEKLRIPVHPQISRGYDHVEVDGDTVTVVLSKPNQQFLVDTTRLNSPILGAKTIGLELEEAGRPENHVGAGPFVFKSQVPNQSAILTRRTGYRWAPASSPNQGEAYLDEIVWKVLPESGLRTGALTSDQVDVARGIQPSDEATIQAAGYQLLLYRPPLGTSNYAGLRVDNEFTKDPLVRRALVLGIDREGLTRDALTPSYPPPISILNVNNANVIDVAGEFSYNPDKARGLLEQSGWQQGSDGIREKGGKQLHLTVPQSAQQVALGPAWEYIAQQWRKELGIVLDVRNDPSFAAAANNDVNVPIMVSRTSIISLGQSFGGEGNVALLGSAPELTALYTRELEARDDAEFKAVQAEQQKALIKGSYVIAYFEEAQTFGASPKVHVTFQTQTYPDFYNAWKAG; encoded by the coding sequence ATGACCAACTTCCTCGATCGCCGCGCATTCCTTGGGTTCGGCGCCGTAATGCTCGGATCCGGCCTGCTTGCCGCGTGCAGCCCCGGAGCGCAACCGAATCGGGTGGCTTCCGGACCCGCGGGACCGGCCGGCGACCCAGTTCGCGGTGGGACACTGACCTTTTCGGACACCGAATCGGTGACCAGCTGGCAACCGCAGAAGCTCGGGACCTACAGCGCGGGAAACCTGACCTTCCACACCAACGTGTTCCTGCTCTATTTCGACCCGTACCAGAAGAAGCTGCAGCCGTGGGTCGCGGAATCGTGGACCAAGAACGACGAGAACACCCGGTTCAGCTTCAAGATCCGCAAGGGCATCACTTTCAGCGACGGCACCCAGCTGACCCCGCAGATCGTGGCCCAGAACTACGAGCTCTTCGGCCGAGGTAACGAGAAGCTGCGGATCCCGGTGCACCCGCAGATTTCCCGCGGCTACGACCACGTCGAAGTCGACGGCGACACCGTGACCGTGGTGTTGTCCAAACCCAACCAGCAATTCCTCGTCGACACCACCCGGCTGAACTCCCCCATTCTCGGCGCGAAGACCATCGGATTGGAGCTCGAAGAGGCCGGCCGACCCGAAAACCACGTTGGTGCGGGCCCGTTCGTGTTCAAGTCCCAGGTACCCAACCAGTCCGCCATCCTGACGCGGCGGACGGGCTATCGGTGGGCACCGGCCAGTTCGCCGAATCAGGGCGAGGCCTATCTCGATGAGATCGTCTGGAAGGTCCTCCCCGAAAGCGGTTTGCGTACCGGTGCTCTGACCTCCGACCAGGTGGACGTCGCCCGTGGAATACAGCCGTCCGACGAGGCGACGATCCAGGCCGCGGGTTATCAGCTGCTGCTCTACCGTCCCCCGCTGGGCACATCGAACTACGCGGGCCTGCGGGTGGACAACGAGTTCACCAAGGATCCCCTGGTGCGCCGAGCGCTTGTGCTCGGCATCGACCGGGAGGGCCTGACCCGCGACGCGCTCACTCCGAGCTATCCCCCACCGATCTCGATCCTGAATGTCAACAACGCCAACGTGATCGATGTGGCCGGAGAATTCTCCTACAACCCGGACAAGGCACGCGGCCTGTTGGAGCAGTCGGGCTGGCAGCAGGGTTCCGACGGCATTCGCGAAAAGGGCGGCAAGCAGCTTCATCTGACGGTTCCGCAGAGCGCACAGCAGGTGGCGCTGGGGCCCGCGTGGGAGTACATCGCGCAGCAGTGGCGCAAGGAACTCGGCATCGTGCTGGACGTGCGCAACGATCCGTCGTTCGCCGCCGCGGCGAACAACGATGTCAATGTCCCGATCATGGTCAGCCGAACGTCGATCATCTCGCTCGGACAGAGTTTCGGCGGTGAGGGCAACGTCGCATTGCTCGGATCTGCGCCGGAGCTCACCGCGCTCTACACCCGTGAACTCGAGGCCCGCGACGATGCCGAGTTCAAAGCTGTTCAGGCCGAACAACAGAAGGCGCTGATCAAGGGGTCCTACGTCATCGCGTACTTCGAAGAGGCGCAGACATTCGGGGCCTCGCCCAAGGTGCACGTGACGTTCCAGACACAGACGTATCCGGACTTCTACAACGCCTGGAAAGCCGGATGA
- a CDS encoding NtaA/DmoA family FMN-dependent monooxygenase (This protein belongs to a clade of FMN-dependent monooxygenases, within a broader family of flavin-dependent oxidoreductases, the luciferase-like monooxygenase (LMM) family, some of whose members use coenzyme F420 rather than FMN.), which yields MAELLLNSVIRAIGFTQGGWRHPDATPQRALDLSYYQEYARTSERGLFDGLFVANTPAARSNDWTTLFSPLEPVALLSALAPTTHHIGLIATLSSTFNHPYNVARQIATLDHLSGGRAGVNIVTSGSLDAARNFGYDALPEHGERYERAHEFLDVLHQLWDSWDADALIVDKVAGVQSKPGSVRPIGYRGRHFAVHGALDVPRAPQDRPLVFQSGSSAPGRRLAAAYADAVYTAQRTIPESKAFRDDLHRTQKQLGRTGPLVKVLPGLIPIVAGTDAEAHALHDEISALNPPERSVGILEERLKVDLTGVEFDEPFPVVRLPPVQSLAGERSFHEIVRSHADAGATLRDILRITDSGNGHLRFVGSPERVADEIEQWFTAGAVDGFNINPAITPTGLTDFIDQVIPLLQAKGIYKREYAGAGSRAAFA from the coding sequence ATGGCGGAACTGTTGCTGAACTCGGTGATTCGCGCGATCGGATTCACGCAGGGCGGATGGCGTCATCCCGACGCGACGCCGCAACGGGCGCTGGACCTGAGCTATTACCAGGAGTACGCCCGCACCTCGGAGCGGGGTCTGTTCGACGGTCTGTTCGTGGCGAACACCCCGGCCGCCAGGAGCAATGACTGGACGACGTTGTTCTCACCGCTGGAACCCGTCGCGCTGTTGTCGGCGCTGGCGCCGACCACGCACCACATCGGTTTGATCGCGACCCTCTCGTCGACGTTCAACCACCCCTACAATGTCGCCCGGCAGATCGCGACCCTGGACCACCTCAGCGGCGGGCGCGCCGGCGTCAACATCGTCACCTCCGGATCATTGGACGCGGCACGCAATTTCGGCTACGACGCGCTTCCGGAACATGGTGAGCGGTACGAGCGAGCCCACGAGTTCCTCGACGTTCTTCATCAGCTCTGGGACAGCTGGGATGCCGATGCGTTGATCGTCGACAAGGTCGCAGGGGTGCAGTCGAAACCTGGCAGTGTCCGCCCGATCGGATACCGGGGCAGGCACTTCGCGGTTCACGGCGCTTTGGATGTCCCCCGGGCCCCGCAGGACCGGCCCCTGGTATTCCAGTCCGGTTCCTCGGCACCGGGGCGTCGCCTGGCAGCGGCCTACGCCGACGCTGTCTATACCGCACAACGAACGATCCCGGAGTCCAAAGCGTTCCGCGACGATCTGCATCGCACCCAGAAGCAGTTGGGCCGCACCGGACCGCTCGTGAAGGTGCTGCCCGGGCTCATCCCCATCGTGGCCGGTACCGACGCCGAGGCACACGCGCTGCACGACGAGATCAGCGCGTTGAATCCGCCGGAGCGTTCCGTCGGAATCCTCGAGGAGCGGTTGAAGGTCGATCTGACCGGCGTCGAATTCGACGAGCCGTTCCCGGTGGTGCGGCTTCCACCGGTTCAGAGCCTGGCGGGCGAGCGCAGCTTCCACGAGATCGTGCGCAGCCACGCAGACGCGGGCGCAACCTTGCGGGATATCCTGCGGATCACCGACTCGGGCAACGGCCACCTACGCTTCGTCGGGTCGCCCGAGCGCGTTGCCGACGAGATCGAACAATGGTTCACCGCAGGTGCGGTCGACGGGTTCAACATCAACCCCGCGATCACGCCGACCGGTCTCACCGACTTCATCGATCAGGTGATCCCGCTGCTGCAGGCCAAAGGGATCTACAAACGCGAATACGCCGGCGCCGGGTCCCGGGCGGCGTTCGCGTGA
- a CDS encoding ABC transporter permease codes for MSESWLTSAPLTPYDRPYRPQRPAFMWLLQREIVRYLKVWYYTVAGQVLAALLFVFVFGLALGSRVSPVRGVPYDQFILPGLVVLAVVTAGYIQGSASLFEARKDRFINAVLASPLRWWEVNLALVLGSIVRGILISSAILLIAMPLTGSHIARPGYAIIAFAAVLIFAAQAGMVAGMYNQTQEHVAAIQVLIVQPLCFLGGVFYSVHDLAMTWRALSYLNPVFYAVQAMRHGMLGTADIPAPTALLAVIVAAIAVGVFLAYKFRTGARLKP; via the coding sequence GTGAGTGAAAGCTGGCTGACCTCAGCACCGCTGACGCCCTACGATCGTCCTTATCGGCCCCAGCGACCGGCGTTCATGTGGCTGCTGCAGCGCGAGATCGTCCGCTACCTGAAAGTCTGGTATTACACCGTCGCCGGTCAGGTCCTCGCGGCGCTGCTCTTCGTCTTCGTCTTCGGGCTGGCGTTGGGCAGCCGCGTCTCGCCGGTCCGCGGGGTCCCCTACGACCAGTTCATCCTTCCGGGGCTCGTGGTGCTCGCGGTGGTCACGGCCGGCTACATCCAAGGGTCCGCGTCGCTGTTCGAAGCCCGTAAAGACCGATTCATCAATGCCGTCCTCGCCAGTCCACTGCGCTGGTGGGAGGTCAACCTCGCCCTGGTGCTCGGGTCGATCGTGCGCGGGATACTGATCTCGTCGGCGATCCTGCTCATCGCCATGCCGTTGACGGGTTCTCACATCGCCAGGCCCGGATACGCGATCATCGCCTTCGCTGCGGTGCTGATCTTCGCCGCGCAGGCCGGGATGGTCGCCGGGATGTACAACCAGACCCAGGAACATGTCGCGGCGATCCAGGTGCTGATCGTGCAGCCGCTGTGCTTCCTGGGTGGTGTGTTCTACTCCGTTCACGATCTGGCAATGACCTGGCGGGCGCTGAGCTACCTCAATCCGGTGTTCTACGCGGTGCAGGCGATGCGCCACGGCATGCTGGGTACGGCCGACATCCCGGCGCCGACGGCCCTGCTCGCCGTCATCGTCGCCGCCATCGCCGTCGGGGTGTTCCTGGCATACAAGTTCCGGACCGGGGCCCGCCTCAAGCCGTAG
- a CDS encoding ABC transporter ATP-binding protein produces the protein MPPALDVRNLRKTYRSGFTALHALDLEIPDGAFFGLLGPNGAGKSTLISATCNLLRPTSGEIRIFGHPNDSRTARALVGLAEQEVNLDRFLTNIEVLIYHAGYYGLGRREATRRAHDLLELLGLADKAHGRPLLLSGGMQRRLLVARALIHRPRLLILDEPTAGVDVELRSDLWSYMRDLHRIGHTILLTTHYLEEAEALCDEVALIRAGRLISRGTAAGLRAEFGATDLTEVYNRAMAAPLAEVLSE, from the coding sequence GTGCCACCTGCTCTCGATGTCCGAAACCTGCGCAAGACATACCGTTCGGGGTTCACCGCCTTGCATGCCCTGGATCTGGAAATCCCCGACGGCGCGTTCTTCGGATTGTTGGGGCCCAACGGCGCGGGCAAATCCACTCTCATCTCGGCGACCTGCAACCTGCTGCGCCCGACATCGGGTGAGATCCGGATCTTCGGTCACCCGAACGACTCTCGCACCGCGCGTGCACTGGTGGGCCTCGCCGAGCAGGAGGTGAACCTGGATCGCTTCCTGACCAACATCGAGGTGCTCATCTATCACGCCGGCTATTACGGTCTCGGCCGGCGCGAAGCCACCCGGCGCGCACACGACCTGCTCGAGCTGCTCGGCCTCGCAGACAAGGCGCACGGGCGTCCGCTCTTGTTGTCCGGGGGCATGCAGCGCCGACTGCTGGTGGCGCGAGCGCTGATCCACCGCCCGCGCCTGCTGATTCTCGACGAGCCGACCGCAGGCGTCGACGTCGAACTGCGTTCGGACCTGTGGAGTTACATGCGCGATCTGCATCGGATCGGGCACACGATCCTGCTCACCACCCACTACCTGGAGGAGGCCGAGGCGCTGTGCGACGAAGTGGCACTGATCAGAGCGGGTCGCCTGATATCGCGCGGCACCGCCGCGGGTCTGCGCGCCGAATTCGGTGCCACCGACCTCACCGAGGTGTACAACCGGGCGATGGCGGCGCCACTGGCGGAGGTGCTCAGTGAGTGA
- a CDS encoding rhodanese-like domain-containing protein: MTTVATATITAGNLHELLTAGAEYALVDVREAGVTAAQGSILLAVSIPLSVLELRVQTRIPRVSTPVVIYDGGEGQLAERAAARLVALGYNDVRVLDGGLLAWADAGYKVQSGGDHVIGQAFGEWIEEVYETPHITVGEFRDRVAAGEDIVLLDSRPIGEFENHSLPGGTSIPGAELVYRAAEAVKSPDSLVVVNCAGRTRSILGAQVLINAGLPNRVVSLEGGTQSWVLEGHDLDHGKAVAVPLPSGDALASAKAASARFADRFAIVHIDKATLQRFRDEADVRSLYLLDVRTPQEYEAGHLAGSRSAPSWDVAPWTFRHVGTHNARIVLVDNDTVRATVAASWITQIGWGEVFVLDDAFDGEELETGPIPAPFDVPANGYRVTGADDLNSAFDDVVVLDLAASPAYRAGHIPGAQFVIRSRLAATDIPGTGPIVLTSEDSVLARFAAAELSAATDRPVQVLDGGTKSWTDSGHVLEAGIEHWLHEPDDVVPSGWRETDPERRKAGFRRYLAWELGLVAELAQDDTVPFKKYD; encoded by the coding sequence ATGACGACAGTCGCGACCGCCACGATCACCGCCGGGAACCTCCACGAATTGCTCACCGCAGGAGCTGAATACGCGCTCGTCGATGTGCGGGAGGCTGGGGTGACCGCTGCGCAGGGTTCGATCCTGCTTGCGGTCTCGATTCCCCTCAGTGTGCTGGAGCTGCGGGTACAGACGAGAATTCCGCGGGTGTCAACGCCGGTGGTCATTTACGACGGCGGTGAGGGGCAGCTCGCCGAGCGGGCGGCGGCTCGGCTGGTGGCACTGGGGTACAACGACGTTCGCGTCCTCGACGGTGGTTTGCTTGCGTGGGCCGACGCCGGATACAAGGTGCAGTCCGGCGGTGACCATGTCATCGGACAGGCCTTCGGGGAGTGGATCGAGGAGGTCTACGAAACCCCCCACATCACGGTCGGCGAGTTCCGCGACCGGGTCGCGGCCGGGGAGGACATCGTTCTGCTCGACAGCAGACCGATCGGCGAGTTCGAGAATCACAGCCTGCCGGGCGGAACCTCCATCCCCGGAGCCGAACTCGTTTACCGGGCCGCAGAGGCGGTCAAGTCCCCCGATTCCCTGGTGGTGGTGAACTGCGCGGGGCGCACCCGCAGCATTCTCGGTGCCCAGGTGCTGATCAACGCCGGGTTGCCCAACCGGGTGGTCTCGCTCGAGGGCGGTACTCAATCCTGGGTGCTGGAGGGCCATGACCTCGACCACGGCAAGGCCGTGGCGGTTCCACTGCCCAGCGGTGACGCCCTCGCCTCGGCCAAAGCGGCGTCGGCCCGGTTCGCCGACCGCTTCGCGATCGTCCACATAGACAAGGCCACCCTGCAGCGGTTCCGCGACGAGGCCGATGTCAGGTCGTTGTACCTGCTGGACGTGCGCACGCCGCAGGAGTATGAGGCAGGTCATCTGGCGGGTTCACGCTCGGCTCCCAGTTGGGACGTCGCGCCGTGGACATTCCGGCATGTCGGCACCCACAACGCCCGCATCGTGCTGGTCGACAACGACACCGTCCGCGCGACTGTCGCCGCGTCGTGGATCACCCAGATCGGCTGGGGCGAGGTGTTCGTGCTGGACGATGCGTTCGATGGCGAGGAACTCGAAACCGGACCCATTCCAGCGCCTTTCGATGTCCCAGCCAACGGGTACCGCGTGACCGGCGCCGACGACCTGAACTCAGCCTTCGATGACGTCGTGGTGCTCGACCTGGCGGCCAGTCCCGCCTACCGCGCCGGCCACATTCCCGGTGCACAGTTCGTCATCCGGTCCCGTCTGGCTGCCACGGACATCCCCGGCACCGGACCGATCGTGCTGACGTCTGAGGATTCGGTGCTGGCCCGGTTCGCCGCAGCTGAGCTGTCCGCCGCCACGGACCGCCCGGTCCAGGTTCTCGACGGCGGCACGAAGTCCTGGACAGACTCCGGCCACGTGTTGGAAGCCGGGATCGAACACTGGCTGCACGAGCCCGACGACGTGGTGCCGTCGGGCTGGCGCGAAACAGATCCGGAGCGGCGCAAGGCCGGTTTCCGTCGCTACCTGGCGTGGGAGTTGGGGTTGGTGGCCGAACTGGCGCAGGACGACACCGTGCCGTTCAAGAAGTACGACTAG
- a CDS encoding acyl-CoA dehydrogenase family protein — MTIDTRIDSAPVTFGSPELSDLIEQIGDGVIDRDDRGEPPFAKFDLIRRARLGALRLPVASGGGGATLRELFEVIISLGEADPNVAHSVRNHLGTVENLIRRPRAEDARWFDRIRNGDLFGISATELGTAHAGSPDYRYATAITETPNGLRLSGEKFYSTGNLYADWLVVVASDQHGDTVRLIVPADRPGVVIEDDWDGIGQRFTGSGTTRFVDVAVSDDDFFAPGGFGGDVPYKGTFPQLYLTAVIAGILRRVVRDATELVRAKRRTFYHAAADNPVDDPILQQSVGVLSSQAFAAEALVLSAAEALGAATEAHGRPDEEEALSLEATLRAAKAKVVIDELANRAASELFDVGGGSTVRRSAHLDRHWRNIRTLAAHNPKTYKAKAIGAHEITGEPLPRGGFF; from the coding sequence ATGACCATCGATACCCGGATTGATTCCGCACCGGTTACTTTCGGCTCACCGGAGCTGAGTGACCTGATCGAGCAGATCGGTGACGGCGTCATCGACCGCGATGACCGTGGCGAGCCGCCCTTCGCCAAGTTCGACCTGATTCGCCGGGCCCGGCTCGGTGCACTGCGCCTTCCGGTCGCCTCCGGGGGTGGCGGTGCCACCCTGCGCGAGTTGTTCGAGGTGATCATCTCCCTCGGCGAGGCCGATCCGAATGTCGCACACAGCGTGCGCAACCATCTGGGGACCGTCGAGAATCTCATCCGGCGCCCACGCGCCGAGGACGCACGCTGGTTCGACCGCATCCGCAACGGCGACCTGTTCGGAATATCGGCGACCGAACTGGGCACCGCCCATGCCGGAAGTCCCGATTACCGGTACGCCACCGCGATCACCGAGACGCCGAACGGGCTGCGGTTGTCAGGGGAGAAGTTCTACAGCACAGGTAACCTGTATGCGGACTGGCTCGTAGTCGTGGCGAGCGACCAGCACGGTGACACCGTCCGGCTCATCGTCCCGGCCGACCGCCCCGGCGTCGTCATCGAGGATGACTGGGACGGCATCGGTCAACGGTTCACCGGCAGCGGGACAACACGATTCGTAGACGTCGCGGTGTCGGATGACGACTTCTTCGCGCCCGGCGGGTTCGGGGGCGACGTGCCCTACAAGGGCACCTTCCCGCAGCTGTATCTCACCGCCGTCATCGCCGGAATCCTGCGCCGCGTCGTTCGTGACGCCACCGAACTGGTGCGGGCCAAGCGGCGGACCTTCTATCACGCGGCGGCCGACAACCCGGTCGACGATCCCATCCTGCAGCAGAGCGTCGGCGTGCTCTCCAGTCAGGCGTTCGCCGCCGAAGCGCTCGTACTGTCGGCGGCGGAGGCGCTCGGGGCGGCCACCGAGGCACACGGCCGGCCCGACGAGGAAGAGGCGCTCTCGCTGGAGGCGACCCTGCGGGCGGCCAAGGCGAAAGTGGTGATCGACGAACTAGCGAACCGGGCGGCCTCGGAGTTGTTCGACGTCGGCGGCGGATCGACCGTCCGGCGCAGCGCCCACCTGGATCGCCACTGGCGCAACATTCGGACTCTCGCCGCGCACAATCCCAAGACATACAAGGCGAAAGCCATTGGCGCCCACGAGATCACCGGTGAGCCGCTCCCACGCGGTGGATTCTTCTGA
- a CDS encoding NtaA/DmoA family FMN-dependent monooxygenase (This protein belongs to a clade of FMN-dependent monooxygenases, within a broader family of flavin-dependent oxidoreductases, the luciferase-like monooxygenase (LMM) family, some of whose members use coenzyme F420 rather than FMN.), with the protein MAPRREYLNLVLFDRPSGWSDRLQAHGSSPGSAFRRIVDFAQQAEHAKIDAFFKADFLGFDKDNIINDPSLLGEPLAVTAALASVTERIGLVVTASTSFFEPYNVARQIATLHNVSGGRAGWNAVTSFNGEVNFGPATLLPPAERYARAAEFIEVVVKLWESWAPDALSFTDGRAPTVDAARIRNIDHVGPYYSVEQALDVSRLVEDLPVVFQAGASEEGIRFAARFGEAVFVATPDLAHARSYYDTIKGLVEAGGRHPDALRVLPGIRTYIADTEKAARDEYRQVFAEPNFYADRLKFLAREAPFFDFADLDLDDVIPGERIPPRETFATSQRRVSRGLLLRDLVTEVENITLRQFLQRIRGSGHLDVIGTPEQVADVFAEWFTVRACDGFTLHGGNSFDRLTDEVIPLLRDKGLVRQEYEGETLRENLGLEPYHLTASRTG; encoded by the coding sequence ATGGCGCCGCGGCGCGAATACCTGAACCTGGTGCTGTTCGACCGGCCGAGCGGCTGGTCGGACAGACTCCAAGCCCACGGCTCGTCGCCGGGTTCGGCTTTCAGACGGATCGTCGACTTCGCGCAGCAGGCCGAGCACGCCAAGATCGATGCGTTTTTCAAGGCGGATTTCCTGGGGTTCGACAAGGACAACATCATCAACGATCCGAGCCTGCTCGGCGAACCGCTGGCGGTGACGGCGGCACTGGCCTCGGTGACCGAGCGGATCGGGCTGGTGGTCACGGCCTCGACGTCGTTCTTCGAGCCGTACAACGTGGCCCGCCAGATTGCCACGCTGCACAACGTCAGCGGGGGACGGGCCGGGTGGAACGCCGTCACCTCGTTCAACGGTGAAGTGAACTTCGGGCCGGCGACATTGCTTCCGCCTGCCGAACGCTACGCACGGGCAGCTGAGTTCATCGAAGTCGTCGTGAAGCTTTGGGAGAGTTGGGCTCCCGATGCGCTGTCATTCACGGATGGTCGTGCACCGACCGTGGATGCCGCCAGAATCCGCAACATCGACCACGTGGGACCGTACTACTCGGTCGAGCAGGCGCTCGACGTGTCTCGTCTCGTCGAGGACCTGCCTGTCGTGTTCCAGGCCGGAGCCTCCGAGGAGGGCATCCGATTCGCGGCGCGGTTCGGTGAAGCGGTGTTCGTCGCGACCCCGGACCTGGCCCACGCCCGGTCCTACTACGACACCATCAAGGGCTTGGTGGAGGCGGGTGGCCGCCACCCCGACGCACTCCGCGTGCTGCCCGGGATCCGTACCTACATCGCCGACACCGAGAAGGCGGCGCGCGACGAGTACCGGCAGGTGTTCGCCGAGCCCAATTTCTACGCCGACCGGCTCAAGTTCCTCGCACGCGAGGCGCCGTTCTTCGATTTCGCAGATCTGGACCTCGACGATGTCATTCCGGGCGAACGGATTCCGCCCCGGGAGACATTCGCCACCAGCCAGCGCCGGGTCAGCCGTGGTCTGCTGTTGCGCGATCTGGTCACCGAGGTGGAGAACATCACGCTGCGTCAGTTTCTCCAACGGATCCGGGGCAGTGGGCATCTGGATGTCATCGGCACACCCGAACAGGTGGCCGACGTGTTCGCCGAATGGTTCACCGTGCGTGCCTGCGACGGATTCACGCTGCACGGGGGCAACTCGTTTGACCGGCTCACCGATGAGGTAATCCCGCTACTCCGCGACAAAGGACTGGTCCGTCAGGAGTATGAGGGCGAGACCTTGCGGGAGAACCTCGGTCTGGAGCCCTACCATTTGACAGCCAGTCGAACGGGCTAG
- a CDS encoding 2-hydroxyacid dehydrogenase produces MKVLVPDDLGVKTLETSTNLEAVRYEPGQPWPAGHLDATVVVVGYESAAAVGSRFADLPDLRLVQTLNAGYEQWLPYLPDGVILSNARGAHGGSSAEWVVAVLLAVYRNLNLFNEQQSRGVWLATNTETLIGKRVVVLGAGDLAVNLASRLAPFEAEVTLVGRRPRPGVHGFDDIDRLLPGADVVVAMLPADESTRHVIDSTFLANLRDGALIVNVGRGSAVDTDALLVELRSGRLRAALDVTDPEPLPQGHPLWSAPGVLLTPHVAGSTTGAWERAWEIAHHQIDVYAGGGLPPNLVPGAGRR; encoded by the coding sequence GTGAAAGTCCTTGTCCCAGACGATCTCGGCGTCAAGACGCTGGAGACCTCCACGAACCTCGAGGCGGTCCGCTACGAGCCCGGCCAACCATGGCCGGCCGGGCATCTGGACGCCACCGTGGTGGTGGTCGGCTACGAATCCGCGGCGGCCGTGGGCTCACGGTTTGCCGACTTGCCGGATCTGCGCCTCGTGCAGACCCTCAACGCCGGATACGAACAGTGGCTGCCGTATCTACCTGACGGGGTCATCCTGTCCAACGCGCGAGGAGCACACGGTGGCTCGTCGGCGGAATGGGTGGTGGCCGTGCTCCTGGCCGTCTACCGGAACCTGAACCTGTTCAACGAACAGCAATCCAGGGGTGTGTGGCTGGCCACAAACACCGAGACCTTGATCGGCAAGCGGGTCGTCGTGCTGGGAGCCGGCGACCTGGCGGTCAACCTCGCGTCGCGGCTCGCACCGTTCGAGGCCGAGGTGACACTCGTCGGCAGGCGACCCAGGCCGGGCGTCCACGGGTTTGACGACATCGACCGGCTGCTGCCCGGCGCGGACGTGGTGGTCGCGATGCTGCCCGCGGACGAATCCACGCGCCACGTCATCGATTCCACGTTCCTGGCCAACCTGCGCGACGGGGCGTTGATCGTCAACGTGGGCCGAGGCAGCGCCGTCGACACCGATGCCCTACTGGTGGAACTGAGATCCGGCCGGCTGCGCGCGGCACTCGATGTCACCGACCCCGAGCCGCTACCGCAGGGTCATCCACTGTGGTCGGCACCTGGCGTGTTGCTGACGCCGCATGTCGCCGGGAGCACAACCGGCGCCTGGGAGAGGGCGTGGGAGATCGCGCACCACCAGATCGACGTCTACGCCGGCGGCGGCCTGCCCCCCAACCTTGTGCCGGGTGCCGGCCGGCGGTGA
- a CDS encoding DUF1684 domain-containing protein, with product MTTIENAAAFSQAWNEWHEGRERYYGDPLGWVSLTGLYWLTDEFDTIADLPGRWRADADAAYFEVSGTAERLEPVEGAPGLLVADGDRRIEVIRRTGSVALRVHDPKSPHLQAYKGIPAYPAGEHWRVTGTFTPYERPQKVTTGAVVEGLEHHHNAVGTIDFELDGTALQLVAFGRPDGELQVLFTDATSGVTTYPAARSLSIAAPDGGGTVTLDFNRASNLPCSFTDYATCPVAPAENRLPVAVEAGEKNPR from the coding sequence ATGACCACGATTGAGAACGCCGCGGCGTTCAGCCAAGCCTGGAATGAATGGCACGAGGGCCGCGAACGTTATTACGGGGACCCACTGGGCTGGGTCAGTCTAACCGGATTATATTGGCTGACAGACGAATTCGATACCATCGCCGACCTACCAGGGCGTTGGCGAGCGGACGCCGACGCGGCATACTTCGAAGTGTCGGGGACGGCCGAACGTCTGGAACCAGTGGAGGGTGCGCCGGGACTCCTGGTAGCCGATGGGGATCGGCGGATCGAGGTCATTCGGCGTACCGGCTCCGTGGCTCTGCGAGTACACGACCCAAAGTCACCACACCTTCAGGCATACAAGGGAATTCCGGCCTACCCAGCCGGTGAGCACTGGCGCGTCACGGGCACGTTCACCCCCTACGAGCGGCCGCAGAAGGTCACGACCGGCGCGGTCGTGGAGGGCCTCGAGCACCACCACAACGCCGTCGGCACCATCGACTTCGAATTGGACGGAACCGCGCTGCAACTCGTTGCCTTCGGCCGTCCTGACGGCGAGTTACAGGTGCTGTTCACCGACGCGACCAGCGGAGTGACGACTTATCCGGCCGCCAGGTCCTTGTCGATCGCCGCGCCCGATGGCGGCGGGACGGTGACACTCGACTTCAACCGGGCGTCGAATCTGCCGTGCTCGTTCACCGACTACGCAACATGCCCGGTGGCACCGGCCGAGAACAGGTTGCCCGTCGCCGTCGAGGCCGGCGAGAAGAATCCGCGTTGA